Proteins found in one Primulina eburnea isolate SZY01 chromosome 16, ASM2296580v1, whole genome shotgun sequence genomic segment:
- the LOC140816238 gene encoding synaptotagmin-2-like isoform X1 produces MVLQSVSGASPLNSCDFSQKSLVLPSISQAHSKRRERRVVIKNVRWVLLQAQACVNGGNAQHHHLDLATRRGANNIVLKRFSDGRDLDYASLSRFDGSSLYYNSTFGQDPIVDKLRSQLGVIHAIPSPTQINSSIFGLFAFFFFVGVGFDKLWTSRKRDTGSKPENRLQVPTTLSMILEKDLQRKESVEWVNMVLGKLWKVYRSGFENWIIGLLQPVIDNLMKPDYVHRVEIKQFSLGDEPLSVRSVERRTSRRDNDLQYLIGLRYTGGARMLLSVSLKFGIIPVVVPVRVKDFDIDGELWVKLRLIPTEPWVGAVSWAFVSLPRIKFELSPFRLFNLMAIPILSMFLTKLLTVDLPQLFVRPKKIVLDFEKGKAVGPVPSDSTSGEIQERINNFAGELSVTLLDARKLSYIFYGKTDPYVILRLGDQVIRSKRNSLTTVIGPPGEPIWNQDFHMLVTNPRKEKLGIEVKDTLGITDLTVGTAEVDLTSLKDTVPADRIVVLRGWGLFGKGSAGEILLRLTYKAYVEDDEDERLEKVFIDTGASDYEFSDSDESYAATSELRKESFMDVLSALMLSEEFQGIMTSETVNTKSSDAGTGSDTPDMNGRAVESIPQSPGSNTGGSRGKLICRIFILACFDYEYFGPHSYQHGQLKCIQSLI; encoded by the exons ATGGTTCTGCAGTCAGTTTCCGGTGCTTCACCCCTTAACTCCTGTGATTTCTCACAGAAAAGCCTCGTCTTGCCATCAATTTCCCAAGCACACAGCAAGAGACGAGAGAGAAGAGTTGTAATTAAAAATGTGAGATGGGTTCTCCTTCAAGCTCAAGCCTGCGTCAATGGCGGGAACGCCCAGCACCACCATTTGGACTTGGCCACCAGAAGAGGCGCCAATAACATCGTCTTGAAGCGATTTTCTGACGGCCGAGATTTAGATTATGCTTCTTTATCCAGGTTTGATGGCAGTAGTCTCTACTATAATTCGACTTTTGGGCAAGATCCTATTGTAGATAAGTTGAGGAGTCAGCTGGGGGTGATTCACGCTATTCCCTCTCCAACTCAGATAAACAGTTCCATTTTTGGTCTGTTTGCCTTCTTCTTTTTTGTGGGAGTTGGTTTTGATAAGCTGTGGACCTCAAGAAAGAGAGATACTGGCAGCAAGCCGGAGAATCGGCTGCAGGTGCCGACTACCCTGTCGATGATTCTTGAGAAGGATTTGCAGAGGAAAGAGTCGGTAGAGTGGGTGAACATGGTGTTGGGGAAGCTTTGGAAAGTTTATAGGAGTGGTTTTGAGAATTGGATAATTGGTTTGCTGCAGCCAGTCATTGACAATCTCATGAAACCGGATTATGTGCATAGGGTTGAGATCAAGCAGTTCTCATTGGGAGATGAACCATTGTCTGTTAGGAGCGTTGAGCGCCGGACTTCCCGTCGTGATAATGACTTGCA GTATCTGATAGGCCTCCGCTACACTGGTGGTGCACGTATGCTCTTGAGTGTGTCACTTAAATTCGGCATAATTCCCGTTGTCGTGCCAGTTAGAGTGAAAGACTTTGACATTGATGGTGAACTGTGGGTCAAACTGCGATTGATTCCAACAGAGCCATGGGTGGGAGCTGTTTCTTGGGCTTTTGTTTCTCTCCCAAGAATAAAGTTCGAGTTGTCACCATTTCGCTTATTCAATCTAATGG CAATTCCTATCCTCTCAAT GTTTTTGACGAAACTGCTCACTGTGGATTTGCCTCAGCTATTTGTGCGTCCAAAAAAGATTGTTCTTGATTTTGAGAAGGGAAAAGCTGTTGGGCCTGTTCCAAGTGATTCAACATCTGGAGAAATTCAAGAGAGAATTAATAACTTTGCTGGAGAATTGTCAGTGACTCTTCTAGATGCACGCAAACTCTCTTATATATTCTATG GCAAAACAGATCCATATGTAATTTTAAGATTGGGAGATCAAGTAATACGAAGTAAGAGAAACAGCCTAACTACTGTCATTGGACCTCCTGGAGAGCCAATTTGGAATCAA GATTTTCATATGTTAGTTACAAACCCTAGGAAAGAAAAACTAGGTATTGAAGTAAAGGACACGCTCGGAATCACGGATTTGACAGTCGGTACTGCAGAG GTTGATCTTACTTCTCTGAAAGATACTGTTCCAGCAGACAGGATAGTGGTACTCCGAGGTTGGGGCCTGTTTGGAAAGGGATCTGCTGGAGAAATTTTACTGCGATTGACATACAAAGCATATGTTGAGGATGATGAAGATGAAAGGCTCGAGAAAGTCTTCATAGATACAGGGGCATCGGACTATGAGTTTTCAGATTCTGATGAATCATATGCTGCGACGTCTGAGCTGCGTAAAGAATCTTTCATGGATGTTCTATCAGCATTAATGTTAAGTGAGGAATTTCAAGGGATAATGACATCTGAAACAGTAAATACCAAGTCTTCAGATGCTGGCACTGGTAGTGACACTCCAGACATGAATGGGCGTGCTGTTGAATCCATCCCACAAAGTCCTGGAAGTAACACTGGCGGTTCTAGAG GAAAACTAATTTGCAGGATCTTTATTTTGGCTTGCTTTGATTACGAGTATTTCGGTCCTCATAGCTATCAACATGGGCAACTCAAGTGTATTCAATCCTTAATATGA
- the LOC140816238 gene encoding synaptotagmin-2-like isoform X2, whose amino-acid sequence MVLQSVSGASPLNSCDFSQKSLVLPSISQAHSKRRERRVVIKNVRWVLLQAQACVNGGNAQHHHLDLATRRGANNIVLKRFSDGRDLDYASLSRFDGSSLYYNSTFGQDPIVDKLRSQLGVIHAIPSPTQINSSIFGLFAFFFFVGVGFDKLWTSRKRDTGSKPENRLQVPTTLSMILEKDLQRKESVEWVNMVLGKLWKVYRSGFENWIIGLLQPVIDNLMKPDYVHRVEIKQFSLGDEPLSVRSVERRTSRRDNDLQYLIGLRYTGGARMLLSVSLKFGIIPVVVPVRVKDFDIDGELWVKLRLIPTEPWVGAVSWAFVSLPRIKFELSPFRLFNLMAIPILSMFLTKLLTVDLPQLFVRPKKIVLDFEKGKAVGPVPSDSTSGEIQERINNFAGELSVTLLDARKLSYIFYGKTDPYVILRLGDQVIRSKRNSLTTVIGPPGEPIWNQDFHMLVTNPRKEKLGIEVKDTLGITDLTVGTAEVDLTSLKDTVPADRIVVLRGWGLFGKGSAGEILLRLTYKAYVEDDEDERLEKVFIDTGASDYEFSDSDESYAATSELRKESFMDVLSALMLSEEFQGIMTSETVNTKSSDAGTGSDTPDMNGRAVESIPQSPGSNTGGSRGSLFWLALITSISVLIAINMGNSSVFNP is encoded by the exons ATGGTTCTGCAGTCAGTTTCCGGTGCTTCACCCCTTAACTCCTGTGATTTCTCACAGAAAAGCCTCGTCTTGCCATCAATTTCCCAAGCACACAGCAAGAGACGAGAGAGAAGAGTTGTAATTAAAAATGTGAGATGGGTTCTCCTTCAAGCTCAAGCCTGCGTCAATGGCGGGAACGCCCAGCACCACCATTTGGACTTGGCCACCAGAAGAGGCGCCAATAACATCGTCTTGAAGCGATTTTCTGACGGCCGAGATTTAGATTATGCTTCTTTATCCAGGTTTGATGGCAGTAGTCTCTACTATAATTCGACTTTTGGGCAAGATCCTATTGTAGATAAGTTGAGGAGTCAGCTGGGGGTGATTCACGCTATTCCCTCTCCAACTCAGATAAACAGTTCCATTTTTGGTCTGTTTGCCTTCTTCTTTTTTGTGGGAGTTGGTTTTGATAAGCTGTGGACCTCAAGAAAGAGAGATACTGGCAGCAAGCCGGAGAATCGGCTGCAGGTGCCGACTACCCTGTCGATGATTCTTGAGAAGGATTTGCAGAGGAAAGAGTCGGTAGAGTGGGTGAACATGGTGTTGGGGAAGCTTTGGAAAGTTTATAGGAGTGGTTTTGAGAATTGGATAATTGGTTTGCTGCAGCCAGTCATTGACAATCTCATGAAACCGGATTATGTGCATAGGGTTGAGATCAAGCAGTTCTCATTGGGAGATGAACCATTGTCTGTTAGGAGCGTTGAGCGCCGGACTTCCCGTCGTGATAATGACTTGCA GTATCTGATAGGCCTCCGCTACACTGGTGGTGCACGTATGCTCTTGAGTGTGTCACTTAAATTCGGCATAATTCCCGTTGTCGTGCCAGTTAGAGTGAAAGACTTTGACATTGATGGTGAACTGTGGGTCAAACTGCGATTGATTCCAACAGAGCCATGGGTGGGAGCTGTTTCTTGGGCTTTTGTTTCTCTCCCAAGAATAAAGTTCGAGTTGTCACCATTTCGCTTATTCAATCTAATGG CAATTCCTATCCTCTCAAT GTTTTTGACGAAACTGCTCACTGTGGATTTGCCTCAGCTATTTGTGCGTCCAAAAAAGATTGTTCTTGATTTTGAGAAGGGAAAAGCTGTTGGGCCTGTTCCAAGTGATTCAACATCTGGAGAAATTCAAGAGAGAATTAATAACTTTGCTGGAGAATTGTCAGTGACTCTTCTAGATGCACGCAAACTCTCTTATATATTCTATG GCAAAACAGATCCATATGTAATTTTAAGATTGGGAGATCAAGTAATACGAAGTAAGAGAAACAGCCTAACTACTGTCATTGGACCTCCTGGAGAGCCAATTTGGAATCAA GATTTTCATATGTTAGTTACAAACCCTAGGAAAGAAAAACTAGGTATTGAAGTAAAGGACACGCTCGGAATCACGGATTTGACAGTCGGTACTGCAGAG GTTGATCTTACTTCTCTGAAAGATACTGTTCCAGCAGACAGGATAGTGGTACTCCGAGGTTGGGGCCTGTTTGGAAAGGGATCTGCTGGAGAAATTTTACTGCGATTGACATACAAAGCATATGTTGAGGATGATGAAGATGAAAGGCTCGAGAAAGTCTTCATAGATACAGGGGCATCGGACTATGAGTTTTCAGATTCTGATGAATCATATGCTGCGACGTCTGAGCTGCGTAAAGAATCTTTCATGGATGTTCTATCAGCATTAATGTTAAGTGAGGAATTTCAAGGGATAATGACATCTGAAACAGTAAATACCAAGTCTTCAGATGCTGGCACTGGTAGTGACACTCCAGACATGAATGGGCGTGCTGTTGAATCCATCCCACAAAGTCCTGGAAGTAACACTGGCGGTTCTAGAG GATCTTTATTTTGGCTTGCTTTGATTACGAGTATTTCGGTCCTCATAGCTATCAACATGGGCAACTCAAGTGTATTCAATCCTTAA
- the LOC140816171 gene encoding glutamate-1-semialdehyde 2,1-aminomutase, chloroplastic-like — MAAAIVGVGLLCPSRLSQTSIHRRHKRSSSFIRVNALSSSSAVEESKKTYTLKKSEEAFNAAKELMPGGVNSPVRAFKSVGGQPIVIDSVKGSRMWDIDGNEYIDYVGSWGPAIIGHADDEVLAALAETMKKGTSFGAPCLLENVLAEMVISAVPSIEMVRFVNSGTEACMGVLRLARAFTGREKIIKFEGCYHGHADPFLVKAGSGVATLGLPDSPGVPKAATLGTLTSPYNSISTVENLFESNKGEIAAVILEPVVGNAGFIPPTLDFLNTLRKITKDNGALLIFDEVMTGFRISYGGAQEYFGITPDLTTLGKIIGGGLPVGAYGGRREIMEMVAPAGPMYQAGTLSGNPLAMTAGIHTLKRLKEPGTYEYLNKITGELIQGILNAGKKAGHAICGGYINGMFGFFFTEGLVFNFDDAKKSDTAKFAKFYRGMLEQGVYLAPSQFEAGFTSLAHTPEDIQQTIDAAEVVFRTL, encoded by the exons ATGGCGGCTGCAATCGTAGGTGTAGGTCTATTATGTCCTTCAAGATTGAGTCAAACCTCTATTCACCGCCGCCATAAGCGGTCTTCTTCGTTCATCCGGGTCAATGCGCTCTCATCATCTTCCGCGGTCGAGGAAAGCAAGAAAACTTACACTCTCAAGAAATCGGAGGAAGCTTTCAACGCCGCCAAG GAGTTGATGCCTGGAGGTGTGAATTCCCCTGTACGTGCTTTCAAATCAGTTGGCGGTCAGCCTATTGTGATTGACTCTGTTAAGGGGTCTCGCATGTGGGATATAGATGGCAATGAGTACATTGACTATGTTGGATCGTGGGGGCCAGCCATCATTGGGCATGCCGATGATGAG GTACTGGCTGCCTTGGCTGAAACAATGAAAAAAGGAACCAGCTTTGGTGCTCCATGTCTCCTAGAAAATGTCCTGGCGGAAATGGTAATCTCTGCTGTTCCAAGCATAGAAATGGTTCGGTTTGTCAACTCCGGCACAGAAGCATGTATGGGTGTACTGCGATTGGCACGTGCATTTACAGGCCGAGAAAAGATAATCAAGTTTGAGGGTTGCTACCATGGCCATGCTGACCCATTCCTCGTTAAGGCAGGAAGTGGGGTTGCTACCTTAGGACTCCCTGATTCCCCCGGTGTTCCCAAGGCAGCTACTCTTGGGACATTAACATCTCCTTACAATAGCATCTCCACGGTTGAAAATCTTTTTGAATCAAACAAAGGGGAAATAGCAGCTGTTATCCTTGAACCGGTTGTAGGAAATGCCGGCTTTATCCCACCAACACTTGATTTTCTCAACACTTTGCGCAAGATCACCAAAGATAATGGGGCTCTTCTCATTTTCGATGAAGTTATGACCGGTTTCCGTATATCCTATGGTGGCGCTCAGGAATATTTTGGCATAACTCCCGATTTGACCACACTGGGAAAGATTATAGGTGGTGGCCTGCCAGTTGGTGCCTATGGAGGGAGGCGAGAGATCATGGAGATGGTTGCCCCAGCAGGGCCAATGTATCAGGCTGGAACACTAAGTGGGAACCCATTAGCAATGACTGCTGGAATCCACACACTTAAACGCCTCAAAGAACCAGGCACGTATGAGTATTTGAACAAGATCACGGGTGAACTGATTCAAGGTATCCTGAATGCCGGAAAGAAGGCCGGTCATGCAATCTGTGGTGGGTATATAAATGGGATGTTTGGTTTCTTTTTCACAGAAGGCCTGGTTTTTAACTTCGATGATGCAAAGAAGAGTGATACTGCAAAATTCGCAAAGTTTTACAGAGGAATGCTGGAGCAAGGTGTCTACTTGGCTCCTTCTCAGTTTGAGGCCGGTTTTACCAGCTTGGCTCATACTCCTGAGGATATTCAGCAAACTATAGACGCGGCGGAGGTGGTTTTCCGAACTTTgtaa
- the LOC140816426 gene encoding LOW QUALITY PROTEIN: uncharacterized protein (The sequence of the model RefSeq protein was modified relative to this genomic sequence to represent the inferred CDS: inserted 1 base in 1 codon) — MSARLLKKVLNEQAPPHHHLNSDEANDSDDSDAALIRRPNPFNLLQDEDSTASDQEKGNIGDETSNCDIGEHTSTLKAADSKPSTKSKKQKKKKKKNKEIGIENDELSSNQLLENLTLETSSFSSSRQQISSRMKKPKLLKANTGGTVKKQFNSSILLVDPKFLKAENELRRIFGSKVVNSYERSHSSVNSRQIHGGRRGTHSLRRTILVSPSEHWPRWDGSLSMELLETRDGVHYFRYVHSSSYSQSQKAFEAAKAMHDLNGIASILMYHPYHIDSLMTLADYFKFTGEHQMSADAIAKCLYAMECAWHPLFTSLQNGQLKYVHETNKPFFSLLFNHMKNMDRRGCHRSALEICKLLLSLDSDDPVGSMFCMDYYSLRAEEYAWLEHFSKEYTGDNSLWLFPNFSFSLAVARFYLEQTESSNDGQVDARRAGSLDLMKQALMLHPSVLKKLVAKVPLKDRMWTSVVEHSFFRSEELGNPSLDHLITIYIEKSYLIWRLPDLQKLLLDSARLVIETLRTKEAXARDWACVREEAFSSENNEYSHLLISDFSDTTPTMPPDNLQDFIVDQRAVVNDQQLRNIHVDHVLRDVADRNALAVLFESFLPWVNYGTEDGEVLHRDQPDQD, encoded by the exons ATGTCGGCCCGATTGCTGAAAAAGGTTCTTAACGAGCAAGCACCACCGCACCACCACCTCAACTCCGACGAAGCCAATGATTCCGACGATTCCGACGCCGCCCTTATACGCCGCCCTAATCCTTTCAATCTCCTTCAGGACGAGGACTCCACCGCCTCAGACCAG GAAAAGGGTAACATTGGTGACGAGACCTCAAATTGTGACATTGGCGAGCATACCTCAACACTAAAAGCTGCAGATTCAAAGCCGAGTACCAAATCGAAGAaacagaagaagaaaaagaagaaaaacaaagAAATAGGCATTGAAAATGATGAATTATCTTCTAATCAGTTGTTAGAAAACCTTACTCTGGAGACTAGCTCTTTTAGCAGTAGCCGTCAACAGATTTCTTCTCGTATGAAAAAACCGAAGCTGCTAAAAGCAAATACTGGTGGCACGGTGAAGAAGCAGTTCAACTCCTCTATCTTACTGGTTGATCCGAAATTTCTAAAGGCTGAAAATGAGTTGCGTAGGATATTTGGTTCCAAGGTAGTAAATTCATATGAAAGAAGTCACTCATCTGTAAATTCTAGGCAGATTCATGGTGGGAGACGAGGGACTCATAGCCTCAGAAGAACTATTCTTGTTTCTCCATCTGAACACTGGCCACGATGGGATGGATCTTTGTCCATGGAACTGCTTGAGACTAGAGATGGTGTTCACTATTTCAG GTATGTGCATTCATCATCATATTCCCAATCTCAAAAAGCTTTTGAAGCTGCAAAGGCTATGCACGATCTTAACGGTATTGCAAGTATTTTGATGTACCATCCTTATCACATTGATTCGTTAATGACATTGGCGGACTATTTCAAATTCACGGGAGAACACCAGATGTCGGCTGATGCTATTGCAAAGTGTCTCTATGCAATGGAATGCGCATGGCATCCACTATTTACTTCCTTGCAGAATGGCCAGCTAAAGTATGTCCATGAGACGAACAAACCATTCTTCTCACTACTTTTCAACCACATGAAAAACATGGACAGACGCGGCTGCCACAGATCTGCCCTCGAAATTTGTAAGCTGTTGCTTTCTTTAGATTCAGATGATCCTGTAGGCAGCATGTTCTGTATGGACTACTATTCTTTAAGAGCTGAGGAGTACGCCTGGTTGGAACATTTCTCCAAAGAATATACAGGTGATAATTCCTTGTGGCTATTTCCTAATTTTTCTTTCTCACTTGCTGTGGCAAGATTTTACCTCGAACAAACTGAAAGTTCAAATGACGGGCAAGTGGATGCTCGAAGAGCTGGTTCACTCGATCTTATGAAGCAGGCCTTGATGCTTCACCCATCAGTATTAAAAAAATTGGTTGCCAAGGTACCCCTTAAGGATCGGATGTGGACAAGTGTGGTCGAGCATAGTTTCTTTCGATCAGAGGAACTGGGAAATCCGTCCCTGGATCACTTGATTACAATATACATTGAGAAAAGTTATCTGATATGGAGGCTACCTGATCTGCAGAAGCTTTTACTCGACTCTGCACGCTTGGTAATTGAGACGCTCAGGACCAAGGAAG TTGCTAGGGACTGGGCTTGCGTGAGGGAAGAAGCCTTTTCATCTGAGAATAACGA GTACTCTCACTTGCTGATATCGGATTTCTCGGATACCACTCCAACAATGCCACCTGATAACTTGCAGGACTTCATAGTCGACCAGAGGGCGGTCGTGAATGACCAGCAGCTACGGAATATTCATGTAGACCATGTGTTACGTGATGTTGCAGATCGAAATGCACTAGCTGTTTTATTCGAGTCCTTTCTACCGTGGGTGAATTATGGAACCGAAGATGGCGAGGTTCTCCACCGTGACCAGCCTGATCAAGATTAG